In Treponema denticola, one genomic interval encodes:
- a CDS encoding redox-sensing transcriptional repressor Rex, producing the protein MTKQKVSAAPSVRRLPSYLHLIKKADDEGLEYISGTVIAEELELEPIQVRKDLTITGIVGKPKKGYPVKDLIKAIEKFLGWNRERKAFVIGAGSLGTALSGYQGFREHSLNICAAFDSDKRKIGKKIHGLSIFGMDELEEKFKEYMPEIAILTVPSKYAQEAANAIVKAGIKAIWNFTNIKITVPDKVIVQKDDLSSGYAMLGVMINIKK; encoded by the coding sequence ATGACAAAACAAAAAGTATCGGCGGCTCCATCTGTGCGGAGACTGCCGTCCTATCTTCATCTTATAAAAAAAGCGGATGATGAAGGTTTGGAGTATATTTCGGGAACTGTTATAGCCGAAGAATTAGAACTCGAACCTATTCAGGTTAGGAAAGATCTTACAATTACAGGAATTGTAGGTAAACCCAAAAAAGGTTATCCCGTAAAAGACCTAATAAAAGCCATCGAAAAATTTTTAGGCTGGAATAGGGAAAGAAAAGCCTTTGTAATAGGGGCCGGAAGTTTGGGCACGGCTCTTTCAGGCTATCAGGGATTTAGAGAACACAGTCTAAATATTTGTGCAGCCTTTGATTCCGATAAAAGGAAAATCGGAAAAAAAATCCATGGACTTTCCATTTTTGGAATGGATGAGTTAGAAGAAAAATTCAAAGAATATATGCCTGAAATTGCGATATTAACCGTACCTTCAAAATATGCTCAAGAAGCGGCAAATGCCATTGTAAAAGCCGGAATCAAGGCAATTTGGAATTTTACAAATATCAAAATCACCGTGCCTGATAAGGTTATAGTTCAAAAAGATGATTTAAGCTCTGGTTATGCAATGCTCGGCGTTATGATAAATATCAAAAAATAA
- a CDS encoding iron-containing alcohol dehydrogenase, which translates to MYNFEFEVPVKILFGKGSIENLVPEILKYGKRVLLCYGGGSIKRMGLYDTIIKKLDQAGIFYKELSGISPNPRIEEVEEGIKIVREHKLDFILPVGGGSTIDCSKAVSAGVNYAGSAWDLITGKAEIKDVLPIGTVLTLSATGSEMNCGAVISNLKTKEKLGFGAPPLLPKFSVLDPEYTYSVPKNQTAAGTADIMSHTFECYFSLNDGAYLQDGFAESILKTCIEYGPMAIKNPESYEARSNLMWAGTWAINGLLSDGKKTAWSVHPMEHELSAFYDITHGVGLAILTPHWLRHCLNGKTVKKIADYGINVWGLPKGAEVYKTAEKAIECTSDFFKSLGITMTLKEAGIGEEHLKEMAEAAVAHRGKNGVIYGFQELRADDVYAIFKAAL; encoded by the coding sequence ATGTATAATTTTGAATTTGAAGTGCCGGTTAAAATTTTATTCGGTAAGGGTAGTATTGAGAACCTCGTACCTGAGATTCTTAAATACGGAAAAAGAGTTCTCCTATGTTACGGCGGCGGAAGTATTAAAAGAATGGGGCTTTATGATACAATCATTAAAAAACTGGATCAGGCCGGAATCTTTTATAAGGAGCTTTCCGGTATTTCACCAAATCCCCGCATTGAAGAAGTTGAAGAGGGAATAAAGATAGTCCGTGAACACAAGCTGGATTTTATTCTACCTGTCGGAGGTGGGAGCACCATCGACTGCTCTAAGGCTGTTTCTGCCGGTGTAAACTATGCAGGAAGTGCATGGGATTTGATTACGGGCAAGGCCGAAATTAAAGACGTACTCCCGATAGGAACGGTACTGACTCTTTCTGCTACCGGTTCCGAGATGAACTGCGGAGCCGTTATTTCAAACCTTAAAACGAAGGAAAAGCTGGGCTTCGGAGCTCCGCCCCTTCTTCCGAAATTTTCGGTTCTTGATCCCGAATACACCTATTCCGTTCCTAAAAATCAGACAGCCGCAGGTACGGCCGATATTATGAGCCACACATTCGAATGTTATTTTAGCCTAAATGACGGGGCCTATCTTCAAGACGGGTTTGCAGAAAGCATCTTAAAAACCTGTATCGAATACGGACCCATGGCTATTAAAAATCCCGAAAGCTATGAAGCCCGCTCCAACCTTATGTGGGCAGGTACATGGGCTATAAACGGCCTTTTAAGCGACGGTAAAAAAACGGCTTGGTCCGTTCATCCTATGGAGCACGAGCTGAGCGCTTTTTATGACATCACTCACGGAGTGGGGCTTGCTATTTTAACTCCCCATTGGCTGAGGCATTGTTTAAACGGTAAAACCGTTAAAAAGATTGCAGATTACGGTATAAATGTTTGGGGTCTTCCAAAAGGAGCAGAAGTTTACAAAACTGCCGAAAAGGCAATCGAGTGTACGTCGGACTTTTTTAAATCTCTCGGTATTACGATGACTCTGAAGGAAGCGGGAATAGGCGAGGAGCATTTAAAAGAAATGGCTGAAGCCGCTGTTGCTCACAGAGGTAAAAACGGAGTTATCTACGGCTTTCAAGAACTTCGAGCCGATGATGTTTATGCAATCTTTAAGGCAGCTCTTTAA
- a CDS encoding class I SAM-dependent methyltransferase, which produces MQKNQYQAELFKNRLQKRFKHLSKWAKREGIFAYRLYDKDIPEIPLAVDIYFAETDRPENTAFLLIYLYKRPYEKSQEEEREWLLEIEEAASSSLLIPKERIFIKLREKQKGKSQYEKAGSSKNLIRVKEGECFFYINVEDYLDSGLFLDHRPARSMVFQEAKIKKVLNLFSYTGSFSVHAAKGGAASVDSVDLSNTYLNWAKENLKLNKLFDEEKTRLIKSDVIVFLKKAIEKQKKWDLIICDPPTFSNSKSADIFDVNRDWLNLCLLCLKVLAKNGKLYFSTNSQKIKFDEAELINSSKQKIRIKDITKASIPEDFRNQKIHKMWMIEEYLP; this is translated from the coding sequence ATGCAAAAAAATCAATATCAGGCGGAGCTTTTTAAAAACCGCCTTCAAAAAAGATTTAAACATTTGTCAAAGTGGGCAAAACGGGAGGGCATTTTTGCTTACAGGCTCTATGACAAGGATATACCTGAAATTCCTCTTGCAGTAGACATCTATTTTGCCGAAACAGACAGACCGGAAAATACAGCCTTTTTGCTTATCTATCTTTACAAGAGGCCTTACGAAAAATCCCAAGAAGAAGAAAGGGAATGGCTTTTAGAAATTGAAGAAGCTGCATCTTCAAGCCTTTTAATACCTAAAGAAAGAATCTTTATAAAATTGAGGGAAAAGCAAAAAGGAAAAAGCCAATACGAAAAGGCAGGTTCAAGTAAAAATCTTATAAGGGTAAAAGAAGGAGAATGCTTTTTCTATATAAATGTAGAAGACTACCTTGACTCCGGTCTTTTTTTGGATCACCGCCCTGCCCGTTCCATGGTTTTTCAAGAAGCAAAAATTAAAAAAGTTTTAAACTTGTTTTCATACACGGGAAGTTTTTCGGTTCATGCGGCAAAGGGCGGAGCCGCTTCCGTAGATTCGGTAGACCTTTCAAATACCTATCTAAATTGGGCAAAAGAGAATTTAAAATTAAACAAGCTTTTCGATGAAGAAAAAACCCGGCTTATAAAAAGCGATGTAATCGTTTTTTTAAAAAAAGCAATCGAAAAACAAAAAAAATGGGATTTAATTATCTGCGATCCTCCTACATTTTCAAATTCAAAAAGTGCGGATATTTTTGATGTAAATAGAGATTGGCTAAACCTCTGCCTCCTCTGCCTAAAAGTGCTGGCAAAAAATGGAAAACTTTATTTTTCTACCAATTCCCAAAAGATAAAATTCGATGAAGCAGAGCTTATCAATTCTTCCAAACAAAAGATAAGGATAAAAGACATAACAAAGGCCTCAATCCCCGAAGACTTTAGAAATCAAAAAATACATAAGATGTGGATGATTGAAGAGTATCTCCCCTAA
- the ruvB gene encoding Holliday junction branch migration DNA helicase RuvB, with protein MSDDFEVVRPEEQAGDEKDRALRPRSLVDFQGQTKAKENLSVFIKAARERGESLDHLFLIGPPGLGKTTLAQITANELGVDFKVTGAPALDKPKDLAGILTTLTERSVFFIDEIHRLKPAIEEMLYIAMEDYELDWIIGQGPGARTVRIPIPPFTLVGATTRAGMVSSPLISRFGIVQRFEFYSHEELASIISRSASILEIKIEKKAAIALARCSRGTPWVANRLLRRMRDFAQVAGKSSIDEMTVAAGLKQLNIDGLGLETYDRQILRSIIENYSGGPVGAETLAISIGESQDTLEDYYEPYLIQSGLLQRTPRGRMVTLKAYEHLGLNPPKLGDGQDSLFD; from the coding sequence ATGAGCGATGATTTTGAGGTAGTGCGTCCCGAAGAGCAGGCAGGGGACGAAAAGGACAGAGCTCTTCGTCCCCGCTCTCTTGTCGACTTTCAGGGGCAGACAAAGGCAAAAGAAAATCTTTCCGTTTTTATAAAGGCTGCCCGCGAAAGGGGAGAAAGCTTAGATCATCTTTTTTTGATAGGCCCGCCGGGCTTGGGAAAAACAACCCTTGCCCAAATTACGGCCAACGAGCTCGGTGTCGATTTTAAAGTTACGGGAGCTCCCGCACTCGATAAGCCCAAGGATCTGGCCGGTATTCTTACTACCTTGACGGAACGCTCCGTATTCTTTATAGACGAGATTCACCGTTTAAAGCCGGCCATCGAAGAGATGCTTTATATCGCAATGGAAGACTATGAACTTGACTGGATAATAGGGCAGGGGCCAGGAGCCAGAACCGTGCGTATTCCGATTCCGCCATTTACTCTTGTCGGAGCGACCACGAGAGCAGGCATGGTTTCAAGCCCCCTTATAAGCCGCTTCGGTATTGTGCAGCGTTTTGAATTTTACAGCCACGAGGAGCTTGCCTCAATTATAAGCCGCTCCGCTTCAATCCTCGAAATCAAAATAGAAAAAAAGGCCGCTATTGCCTTAGCCCGCTGTTCCCGCGGAACCCCATGGGTTGCAAACCGCTTATTGCGGCGTATGAGGGACTTTGCCCAAGTTGCAGGCAAAAGCTCGATTGACGAGATGACGGTTGCCGCAGGCCTAAAGCAGCTAAATATCGACGGCCTCGGCCTTGAAACCTATGACAGGCAGATACTCCGCTCCATTATCGAAAATTATTCTGGCGGCCCCGTCGGTGCCGAAACCCTGGCAATTTCTATAGGAGAGTCTCAGGACACATTAGAGGACTATTACGAACCCTACCTTATCCAGTCCGGCCTCCTTCAGCGCACTCCCCGCGGCCGCATGGTTACGCTTAAAGCATACGAACACCTCGGCCTAAATCCGCCTAAACTAGGGGATGGGCAAGACAGCCTCTTTGATTAG
- a CDS encoding bifunctional glycosyltransferase/class I SAM-dependent methyltransferase — protein MIGLYEGTAVIVQARLSSKRLARKALLNLGGMPILYRVLDSVRQLPAEHFILACDTNSRKEFQPIAESLGYLCIDGSEEDVLKRFCDVLAFIKSNFPHKHLKAIVRVTADNPFLFVQAAEASMRRYFELGEPDYFTYTGLPHGSGIEIIKAASLLKAASETEDSYAHEHVSPAIYGRPDKYRCIRETAPAVWYYPELRTTVDTTEDYEKAKEVYRYLSSHKKNMPFMPADIVEAVSYADRLVVFCPSVTPGRGSGHLHRVCDLTKALLGKLRCLIYIPESDYPNFSKSLLNSIPSEIIVNEFPKKAALIVLDRFRTSEDEMSFFKNKGPVIAIDDGGTGRRFADFILDILPSLKNVSSPDDNSGSEWIYNLFSPEFISLPVNRKKHFPLKTLRKGKRIHLDPLKTKVLVVCGGENSYRMTLPIAQILASLKFDVSAIDMNLSFEDIKQLEGKVKAFSRIDNLKERLYEWDLVVTHYGFTAFEALAAGCYVLLVSPTDYHYKLGISAGFTSFPQGIPSVMDFSDMFSKGIKIPALITPHSESKDLPSLIKNLSFGSQHLCPICGEDAAFEIAARTPDRTMAHCLKCGMYHISFIISPPKQYTKTYFFDEYKAQYGKTYLEDFESIRKQGMRRMEIIDKLYIDIFYRKREYSIFDGEKKILDVGCAYGPFVLAAKYSGWYAVGTDISEAAVKYVTDELKLPAFVSAFPVLPKTYEYIYQKRMTGNGFESVSRPIEDGGFAALSMWFVIEHFRDLDSVLKKVNDLLMPGGIFAFSTPNFSGVTGTFSPYKFFAESPTDHYSIWDAKTVKDQLNLYGFKVLKVVSIGHHPERFKWFKNIKKNGILWNIVMAIGMAISKLFKLGDSMEVYAMKQGRLEDIK, from the coding sequence ATGATCGGTTTATATGAAGGTACTGCCGTAATTGTTCAAGCCCGATTGAGTTCTAAGCGCTTGGCTAGAAAGGCCTTATTGAATTTGGGCGGTATGCCTATTTTATACAGAGTTTTGGATTCGGTTCGACAGTTGCCTGCCGAACATTTTATTTTGGCCTGCGATACCAATTCAAGAAAAGAATTTCAACCCATAGCCGAATCTTTAGGTTATCTTTGTATTGACGGTTCTGAAGAAGATGTTTTAAAGCGCTTTTGTGATGTACTTGCGTTTATCAAGTCTAATTTTCCGCATAAACATTTAAAAGCTATTGTTCGGGTTACAGCCGATAATCCATTTCTCTTTGTGCAAGCCGCAGAAGCTTCCATGCGCCGTTATTTTGAATTGGGAGAGCCTGACTATTTTACTTATACGGGCCTTCCGCATGGATCGGGAATAGAAATTATAAAGGCCGCTTCTCTTTTAAAAGCCGCTTCCGAAACAGAGGATTCTTATGCTCATGAGCATGTGTCTCCTGCAATTTACGGCCGCCCCGATAAATATAGATGTATAAGAGAAACGGCACCGGCTGTGTGGTATTATCCTGAACTGCGGACTACCGTTGATACCACCGAAGACTATGAAAAAGCAAAAGAGGTATATAGGTATTTAAGTTCCCATAAAAAAAACATGCCCTTTATGCCTGCCGATATAGTCGAGGCTGTAAGCTATGCCGATAGGTTAGTTGTATTTTGTCCCTCGGTTACTCCGGGGCGGGGAAGCGGACACTTGCACAGGGTTTGCGATTTAACGAAAGCTCTTTTAGGAAAGCTAAGATGTTTAATTTATATACCCGAATCCGATTATCCTAATTTTTCAAAATCTCTTTTAAATTCCATTCCTTCCGAAATAATCGTAAACGAGTTTCCCAAAAAAGCGGCTCTAATTGTATTGGATAGGTTTAGAACATCTGAAGATGAGATGTCTTTTTTTAAGAATAAGGGGCCTGTTATCGCAATTGACGATGGCGGCACCGGACGAAGATTTGCCGATTTTATTTTGGATATACTACCTTCACTCAAAAATGTAAGCTCGCCTGACGATAATTCCGGCTCCGAATGGATTTATAATCTTTTTTCACCGGAATTTATTTCTCTTCCCGTTAATCGAAAAAAACATTTTCCATTAAAAACTTTGAGAAAAGGTAAGCGTATCCATTTAGATCCGCTTAAAACAAAGGTCCTTGTAGTTTGCGGCGGAGAAAATTCTTATAGGATGACCCTTCCTATTGCCCAAATTCTCGCCTCCTTAAAATTTGATGTTTCGGCAATAGATATGAATTTAAGCTTTGAAGATATAAAACAGCTTGAAGGAAAGGTTAAAGCTTTTTCGCGTATTGATAATTTAAAAGAAAGGCTTTATGAATGGGATTTGGTTGTAACCCATTACGGGTTTACGGCCTTTGAGGCCTTAGCTGCAGGCTGCTATGTGCTTTTGGTTTCTCCAACCGATTATCATTATAAGCTGGGAATATCTGCAGGTTTTACATCTTTCCCTCAGGGGATACCGTCAGTTATGGATTTTTCCGATATGTTTTCTAAAGGGATAAAAATACCGGCCCTTATTACACCTCATTCCGAGAGTAAAGATTTACCTTCTCTGATAAAAAATTTATCTTTCGGTTCACAACATCTCTGCCCGATTTGCGGGGAAGATGCGGCCTTTGAAATTGCAGCCAGAACTCCCGATAGGACTATGGCACATTGTTTAAAGTGCGGAATGTACCATATTTCTTTTATAATAAGTCCTCCAAAACAATATACCAAAACTTATTTTTTTGATGAGTATAAGGCCCAATACGGTAAAACCTACTTAGAGGATTTTGAGTCTATAAGAAAGCAGGGTATGCGCAGAATGGAAATTATCGATAAACTTTATATAGATATTTTTTATCGAAAAAGGGAATACAGTATTTTTGACGGTGAAAAGAAAATATTGGATGTAGGCTGTGCCTACGGCCCCTTTGTTCTTGCTGCAAAATATTCGGGTTGGTATGCCGTCGGAACCGATATTTCGGAAGCCGCCGTAAAATATGTAACGGACGAGTTAAAGCTGCCGGCCTTTGTTTCGGCTTTTCCGGTTCTCCCGAAAACCTATGAGTATATTTACCAAAAACGAATGACGGGAAACGGATTTGAATCGGTTTCAAGGCCTATTGAAGACGGAGGTTTTGCGGCCCTCTCTATGTGGTTTGTTATCGAGCATTTTAGGGACTTGGATTCCGTTTTAAAAAAAGTAAACGATCTTTTAATGCCGGGCGGTATTTTTGCTTTTTCAACTCCAAACTTTTCCGGTGTTACGGGAACTTTTTCGCCTTATAAATTTTTTGCAGAAAGTCCTACCGATCATTATTCAATATGGGATGCAAAAACCGTAAAGGATCAACTCAATCTGTACGGCTTTAAAGTTTTAAAGGTTGTTTCGATAGGCCATCATCCTGAAAGATTTAAGTGGTTTAAAAATATTAAAAAGAACGGAATACTTTGGAACATAGTTATGGCCATAGGCATGGCTATAAGTAAACTTTTTAAACTCGGAGATAGTATGGAAGTTTATGCAATGAAGCAGGGAAGACTGGAGGATATAAAATGA
- the glpK gene encoding glycerol kinase GlpK: protein MKKYVLAFDQGTTSCRAILFDKDGKKIATAQQEFSQIFPKQGWVEHDAMEIWGKQSGVAREVLERSGVSTQEIAAIGITNQRETTVVWNKKTGRPVYNAIVWQCRRTADICDALKEKGLSDSIRKKTGLIIDAYFSGTKIKWILDNVPEARTLTEKGELLFGNIDTWLIWNLTRGKVHVTDYTNASRTLLFNIHTLQWDKELLKAMDIPESMLPEVKPSSYVYGYTEEHTFGGSKIPIAGAAGDQQAALFGQACFEEGSAKNTYGTGCFMLMNTGEKIIESENGLLTTIAFGIDNSVKYALEGSSFIAGAAVQWLRDELKLIYTAHETEYYAGLVNDTNGVYFVPAFSGLGAPYWDMYARGALLGLTRGAKREHIVRAVLEAIAYQTKDVLYAMEKDSKINLRSLKVDGGACANNFLMQFQSDILNVPVLRPYEKETTALGAAYLAGLAVGFWKEQGEIKRIQDIEREFRPDMEEEKRKTLYAGWKKAVERSMKWG, encoded by the coding sequence ATGAAAAAATATGTTTTAGCCTTTGATCAGGGAACTACGAGCTGCAGGGCAATCTTGTTCGATAAAGACGGAAAAAAAATTGCAACTGCCCAGCAGGAGTTTTCTCAAATTTTTCCTAAGCAGGGCTGGGTCGAGCATGATGCTATGGAAATATGGGGAAAGCAAAGCGGGGTAGCCCGCGAAGTTTTGGAAAGAAGCGGAGTTTCCACCCAAGAGATTGCTGCAATCGGAATTACCAACCAGCGGGAAACAACCGTTGTCTGGAACAAAAAGACAGGCCGTCCCGTTTATAATGCCATAGTTTGGCAGTGCCGCAGAACCGCCGATATCTGCGATGCTCTTAAAGAAAAAGGTCTCTCTGATTCTATCAGAAAAAAAACCGGTTTGATAATAGACGCTTATTTTTCGGGAACCAAGATAAAGTGGATTTTGGATAATGTTCCCGAAGCAAGAACTCTGACCGAAAAAGGCGAGCTTCTTTTCGGAAACATCGACACTTGGCTTATCTGGAATTTGACCAGAGGTAAGGTGCATGTAACCGATTATACAAACGCATCCCGCACCTTGCTTTTTAATATTCACACCCTGCAATGGGATAAGGAGCTTTTAAAGGCTATGGATATCCCCGAATCTATGCTGCCCGAAGTCAAGCCTTCAAGTTATGTTTACGGTTATACCGAAGAGCATACATTCGGAGGATCTAAGATTCCGATTGCGGGAGCTGCAGGCGATCAGCAGGCAGCCCTCTTCGGCCAAGCCTGTTTTGAAGAAGGCTCTGCAAAAAACACTTATGGAACCGGCTGCTTTATGTTAATGAATACCGGAGAAAAGATAATAGAATCCGAAAACGGGCTTCTTACGACTATTGCCTTCGGTATAGATAATAGTGTAAAATATGCCTTGGAGGGAAGTAGTTTTATAGCCGGTGCTGCAGTTCAATGGCTGAGAGATGAGTTAAAACTTATCTATACTGCCCACGAAACGGAATACTATGCAGGGCTTGTAAACGACACAAACGGTGTTTATTTTGTTCCCGCCTTTTCAGGTCTGGGTGCACCCTACTGGGATATGTATGCCCGCGGTGCCCTTTTGGGCTTGACAAGGGGTGCAAAAAGAGAGCATATTGTAAGAGCTGTCTTGGAAGCCATCGCCTATCAAACAAAGGATGTCCTTTATGCTATGGAAAAGGATTCCAAGATAAACTTAAGATCGCTTAAAGTAGACGGCGGAGCTTGTGCTAATAATTTTTTAATGCAGTTTCAGTCGGATATTTTAAATGTGCCCGTTTTACGCCCCTACGAAAAAGAAACGACGGCCTTGGGGGCTGCCTATCTTGCAGGTCTTGCCGTTGGCTTTTGGAAAGAGCAGGGCGAAATAAAACGGATACAGGATATCGAAAGGGAATTTAGGCCGGACATGGAAGAAGAAAAAAGAAAGACTCTCTATGCCGGATGGAAAAAAGCTGTAGAACGCTCAATGAAATGGGGGTAG